In bacterium, the genomic stretch AGGTATCGCAACATCGCATTTGATACCCCAGGGTCGTTGCCCTTCAAAATACTGGCATTTGAATTCTTTTGCATATTCTTTAATTCGACCCCGCCGAACATTTTTCAACTCGAAGACATACTCAAGTTTTTCACGAGTTATTCCATCTGGGTCATAAATAAATCCGTTCGAATCGGATAAGGTCACCACTTTTGCGCCCATATGCAATGCTTTCTCAACCGTACCCTGTGCTGCATTACCAGAACCGGAAACAACTAATACCTTCCCAGCTAATGAATCATTTCTGGTTTTCAACATTTCTTCAGCAAAATATAAGGTTCCGTATCCAGTTGCTTCTTTGCGCAGGAGACTTCCACCCCATTTCAATCCTTTTCCGGTTAAAACGCCAGTAAATTCGTTGGTTAGTTTACGGTATTGTCCGAATAAAAATCCTATTTCACGTGGACCAACCCCAATATCACCTGCAGGAACATCCGTATCCGGTCCAATATAGCGAAACAATTCGGTCATAAACGCTTGGCAAAAATGCATAACTTCATTATCCGATTTCCCTTTCGGGTCAAAGTCAGAACCACCTTTTGCGCCGCCCATTGGTAGAGTCGTGAGTGCATTTTTAAATACCTGTTCAAATCCGAGAAATTTTAATATACTGAGGTTGACCGATGGATGGAATCGGA encodes the following:
- the gdhA gene encoding NADP-specific glutamate dehydrogenase yields the protein MGQSLADFMEKVKAKDPGQYEFHEAVYEVARSILPFIEKNPKYQKAKIFERIVEPERILQFRVMWVDDNGEIQFNRGYRIQMNSAIGPYKGGFRFHPSVNLSILKFLGFEQVFKNALTTLPMGGAKGGSDFDPKGKSDNEVMHFCQAFMTELFRYIGPDTDVPAGDIGVGPREIGFLFGQYRKLTNEFTGVLTGKGLKWGGSLLRKEATGYGTLYFAEEMLKTRNDSLAGKVLVVSGSGNAAQGTVEKALHMGAKVVTLSDSNGFIYDPDGITREKLEYVFELKNVRRGRIKEYAKEFKCQYFEGQRPWGIKCDVAIPAATQNEINEEDAKTLVKNGCICVAEAANMPSTPEAIDVFLAAKILYGPGKAANAGGVAVSGLEMSQNSMRYSWSAEEVDSRLKQIMKSIHETCVYYGKQPDGFVNYVDGANIGGFIKVADAMLEQGLV